In Candidatus Methylomirabilota bacterium, the DNA window CCGCGAGGCCGCGCGCACCTGACGCCGGGCAGCTGGTTGAGACCGTCCACGATCAGGTCCCGGCGCCGCTTGAACTCGGCGACCATGCGGGCCACGGGCGTCTGGTCCCCCTGGAGCGCCGCGATGCCGGCGAGCTGCACGAACGAGGCCGTGCACGACGCCGAGTTGACCATGAGGCGCGTGATCTGCTCGGCCAGCGGCACCGGCATCACGCCGTAGCCCAGGCGCCAGCCCGTCATCGCGTAGGACTTGGAGAAGCCGTCCAGCAGGACGGTCAGCTCCCGCAGGCCCGGCAGCCCCATGATCGACACGAACTCGCCTTCGTAGAGGAACTGGCGGTAGATCTCATCGGCCAAAATGGGGATGCCGCGACGACGCGCAACGTCCGCAACGAGCTCGAGCTGACCGCGGTCGAGCACGCCGCCGGTGGGATTCTCGGGCGAGTTGATGATGATCAGCCGCGTCTTCGATGAGACCTTGCGTTCGAAGAGGTCGAGATCGAAGCCGAAGCCGGTCTCCTCGCGCAGCGGGATGGGGACCGGCACGCCGCCGACGAAGTTGATGACCGATTCGTAGATGGGAAATCCCGGGTTGGGGTAGATCACCTCGTCGCCGCGGCCGACCAGCGCCAGGATGGTGAAGAACATGATCGGCTTGGCGCCCGGCGTCACCACCACCTCCTCGGGCGACACCGGCACCCCGCGCGTCTCGGTCACGTGCTTGGCGATCGCCTCGCGCAGCTCCGGCAGCCCGGCCGACGGTCCGTAGTGCGTCGCCCCCCCGTCGAGCGCCTGCTTGGCGGCCTCCTTGATGTGGGCGGGAGTGTCGAAGTCCGGCTCGCCGATCTCCAGATGGATGATGGTCCGCCCCTGGCGCTCCAGCGCCTTCGCGCGGGCGAGCACTTCGAACGCCGATTCGGTGCCGAGCCGGGCCATGCGCTGGGCGAAGTCCATGGGATCTCCTCCGGGTGAGGCGCTTTCCGCGCGACATTATATATGTAGACTCGACCCCGATGGACTTCGTCCCCCTCGCCGCCGGCGCCTTCGCGATGGGCTCGGACGACGGGCACCCGAGTGAGCGGCCCGTGCACGTCGTCTGGCTCGACGCGTTCCTCATCGCGCTCACGCCGCTCACGAACGCCGACTACGCCGAGTTTCTGGAATCCACCGGAGCGCCGCCGCCGGCGTTCTGGGGCCAGCCGGGCTTCTCGCACCCGCGCCAGCCGGTGGTCGGGCTCTCGTGGCCCGAGGCCGTCGCCGTCACGGCGTGGGCGGGCGCGCGCCTGCCCACGGAGGCGGAATGGGAGAAGGCGGCGCGCGGTGGCCTCGACGGCGCCCGCTATCCCTGGGGCGACGACAAGCCCGCCGTCCGCTTCGGGCGCCTGCCGGAGGTCGGAGCGACGCCCGTCAACCCGCTGGGACTCACCGACCTGTCCGGCGTCTGCCACGAGTGGTGCGCCGACTGGTTCGACGACGCGTACTACGCGCTTTCGCCCCAGCGCAACCCAGGGGGGCCGGCCACGGGCACGCGGCGGGCCAGCCGGGGCGGCGCCTGGCGCCACGCGGACCCCTGGAGCCCGGTCGGGCACCGCTCCTCCCTGCCGCCGCATCTCCGGTACTCCGACTACGGCGTCCGCCTCGCGCGGGATGCATGAGTCGGCTAGAATCTCCCCATGGCGCGCGCCAGCGCTCCGATTCTGAGAGAGGGTGTCGTCGGGGGGCTGATCGGCGCGGCGGTCGTCGCCCTGTGGTTCCTCCTCTTCGACTTCGCGCGCGGCAAACCGCTCCTGACCCCCGCGCTCCTGGGGGCCGCCGTCTTCTACGGCGTCAACAACCCGATCGGCCTCGAGATCGCGCTGGCCCCGGTGGTGGGCTACACGATCATCCACCTGCTGGCCTTCGTCGCCTTCGGCATCATCGCGGCCAGCGTCATCGCGGCCAGCGAGCGCGAGCCCACCCTCGTCATCGCGGTGGTCATCCTCTTCGCGGCCTTCGAGACGTTCTTCCTCGGCGTCGTCAGCGTGCTGGGCCGGGCGGTGACGGACGTCCTCGCCTGGTGGGCGATCCTCATCGCCAACTTCCTCGCCGCCGTCGCGATGCTCTGGTACTTCCTGCTCCGCCACCGCGCGCTGCCCCGCCTCCTGGTCGGGTCGTGGGCGGGCGTGCTGCGCGAGGGGATCACCGCCGGGATGATCGGGGCGGCCGTCGTCGCCGTCTGGTTCCTGGCCATCGACGCCGTCCAGGGCGAGCCGCTCCGCACTCCGCGCCTGCTCGGCGGCGCCTTCCTCAAGATCTGGTCCGGGCCGCCGGGGATCCTCCTCTACACCATCGTCCACGGCCTGGCGTTCGCGCTGTTCGGCGTCGTCGCTGCGGTGCTCATCGCCGGCGCCGAGCGCGAGCCGATGTTCGTCTTTGCGCTGATGATCCTCTTCACGGCCTTCGAGGTCTTCTTCTTCGCCGCGCTGGTAATCGGCGCCACGTGGGTGCTCGACGAGCTCAGCGCCTGGACGGTCTTCGTGGGAAATCTGCTGGCGGCGGCCTCGATGCTGGCCTACTTCTTCAAGAACCATCGGACGTTGGCGCGCCGGATGGCCGCGGCCTGGGCCGAGGAGGATTGAATTCGGAGGGGGCGGACGTTACGGCCCCCTCCGAGGCCTCCCCCAGGACCGATTGCGCCGGCAAAGCCGGCGGATTCACCACATCGGAGGGGGCGAGCCGCCCCCTCCGATGCCTCCCCACTTCTCTTCGTTGCGCCGGCAAAGCCGGCGCTCGAACGGCCGTCATTCCGGGACGGTCCCGCTCACCAGAGGGCATCGGGCAGAGGCAGGCCGCGGAACGCGTCGACGGGCATGGGGGCCGGCGGCGTCACCCCCAGCCGGTCGGCCAGCACGTAGAGCTGGCGGAGGTGCTGGGCGGCGTGCCAGGCGGTGCGCTCCAGCAACTCGTGTCCCGACTGCGGGCCGTAGTAGGTTTTCACGACGCCCGCGTATTCCCCGGCCGCCGCGCCCTGGAACCAGCCCTGCAGCCGCGCCCTGACCAGCGCCCCGTAGCTGCCGAGCGCGGCGCCGTCGCGAATCCCGGCGGGCGCCGTCTCCTGGAACCACGACTCGGGCAGCGCGCCGAGATCCATGGCGTCGATGAACGCCAGGCTCAGCCGGAAGACGTGGTAGCCGAGGTCTCTTAGACTGCGATCGCGCTCGGGAGGCTTGAAGTCCAGGTGCGCGTCGGGGAGCGCGCGCAGCAGCCTCTCGGTCGATTCCAGGATTTGATCGAGCCGGGCCGCCAGCTCGGCCGGCGGCAGCTTCGCCGCCGCTTCGTACGCCACTCCCAGCAGGCGCGCGTACTCCGGCGGGTTCCAGCCGTGCACCGCCTGGTCGCCGACGGCGACGGCGGGCACCCGGGGCACCCCCAGCCGCTTCAGCTCGGCCAGCGCCGTCGGGTCGCCTTCCACGTTCACCGGGTCGAACTCGACCCTCCAAGACGCCAGCAACTCCTTCGTCTTGGCGCACGACGATCAGCCGGGTCGGTAGTACAGTCGCGGCTTCATCATTCGATCACCTGATCGGCCCTCAGCAGCAGCGACGGCGGAATCGTGAGGCCGAGGGCCTTGGCGGTCTTGAGGTTGATCACCAGCTCGAACGTCGTCGCCTGCTCAATTGGAAGATCCCCGGGGTTGGCACCCTTCAGGACTTTGTCCACGTGAATCGCAGCCCGCCGGTAAAGGTCGCGAAGACTGGGTCCAGAGGCCATGAGGCCTCCAGCATCTGCATACTCCCGCTCCGGATATATGGCCGGGAGACGGGCTCTCATCGCAAACTCCACGACCTGTTGTCGGTGAGTATGGACGAGGGTATCGGCTAGCGTGACGAGCGCGTCAGAACGTGCAGTGCGGATCGCTGCCCAGGCCGACTCCCAATCTCCTGGCTGTCGCACCTCCACCGGCTGAAGGCTCATACCCAGTGTTCGGGTCGCCGCTTGCAATCTCCCGAGTTCCGGGACCAGCGAGGGATTGAGAGGATTCCAGAGGACGGCGAAGCGAGAACTCTTGGGCGCGGCTTCCTTGAGTAGCTCAGCCGCTTGACGACCAGTTCTGCAACAATCGTCAGTCCGGTAATGTTCCCGCCCGCCTTGGCGAGGCTGCTCAGGAGCCCGAATTCGACCGGATTGCC includes these proteins:
- a CDS encoding pyridoxal phosphate-dependent aminotransferase; this translates as MDFAQRMARLGTESAFEVLARAKALERQGRTIIHLEIGEPDFDTPAHIKEAAKQALDGGATHYGPSAGLPELREAIAKHVTETRGVPVSPEEVVVTPGAKPIMFFTILALVGRGDEVIYPNPGFPIYESVINFVGGVPVPIPLREETGFGFDLDLFERKVSSKTRLIIINSPENPTGGVLDRGQLELVADVARRRGIPILADEIYRQFLYEGEFVSIMGLPGLRELTVLLDGFSKSYAMTGWRLGYGVMPVPLAEQITRLMVNSASCTASFVQLAGIAALQGDQTPVARMVAEFKRRRDLIVDGLNQLPGVRCARPRGAFYVFPNIKGTRRSSSEVAERLLNEAGVAALAGTAFGEYGEGYLRFSYANSEANLRGALERMRPLFERLGT
- a CDS encoding SUMF1/EgtB/PvdO family nonheme iron enzyme; its protein translation is MDFVPLAAGAFAMGSDDGHPSERPVHVVWLDAFLIALTPLTNADYAEFLESTGAPPPAFWGQPGFSHPRQPVVGLSWPEAVAVTAWAGARLPTEAEWEKAARGGLDGARYPWGDDKPAVRFGRLPEVGATPVNPLGLTDLSGVCHEWCADWFDDAYYALSPQRNPGGPATGTRRASRGGAWRHADPWSPVGHRSSLPPHLRYSDYGVRLARDA
- a CDS encoding DinB family protein, giving the protein MPRVPAVAVGDQAVHGWNPPEYARLLGVAYEAAAKLPPAELAARLDQILESTERLLRALPDAHLDFKPPERDRSLRDLGYHVFRLSLAFIDAMDLGALPESWFQETAPAGIRDGAALGSYGALVRARLQGWFQGAAAGEYAGVVKTYYGPQSGHELLERTAWHAAQHLRQLYVLADRLGVTPPAPMPVDAFRGLPLPDALW
- a CDS encoding ABC transporter substrate-binding protein; translation: MRAPEQPRQGGREHYRTDDCCRTGRQAAELLKEAAPKSSRFAVLWNPLNPSLVPELGRLQAATRTLGMSLQPVEVRQPGDWESAWAAIRTARSDALVTLADTLVHTHRQQVVEFAMRARLPAIYPEREYADAGGLMASGPSLRDLYRRAAIHVDKVLKGANPGDLPIEQATTFELVINLKTAKALGLTIPPSLLLRADQVIE